In Pelagibaculum spongiae, the genomic window CAAGTATGGGAGAAATCAAGGCAAATTTTTCACGGGTTACATCGCTGGGATAAGGCTGTCTTTCGGACATCAAAGGCTGCTACATAAGTACTTTGATTGTAATTATCTCACAGCATAGAGATTCTAAGCAGGTTCTTAGGTACATGTTCATGATCAACTTCTGTTAGTATTTAGCGCTTCTGAGTGTAGTTAAGGAATTAGAAATTAGTTAATTTAAGGTAGAGTGAAGCTAGGAAGTGAAAAAAATAGCACCTGCTATATTTTATCCTTTGCACTAAAGTTCTAAAACATCCTTTATTTTCTGCAGGTTGTTTTTGATCCATCCCTTGTTAATAGCGCCCCATGACGTTATCGAATAGCTTCTATTTATGGTGCCGCCTGCATCGGTGCACTCTATATCTAATTCTGCAAGCGCTTTAATAGTATCTTGCAAAGTGCGCCTAGGCATTCCGGTTGTTTCTAAAATGAGTGGTGGCGTATTGATACCAGTATCGATCAAATGAGCAACAAGAAGCCTACGGTAATAGCTTGTTTTTGTTTTACTAGGTTTGTTTGTCATTTTAGTGTTAAACCCTCATTTTTAATCGTAGCGATATTGGTAGCTGCTGCTCGATCGAATAGTTTATAAGTTATCTAGCGATGCAATATTAATTGTTCAGCTTCAACATTATGATAAGATCTGATTAAGATAAACTGCATATTCCATTTCTGATACGATGGTTTCAGGTAATATAGATATCTATTAATACATACCTATCAAGTGTCTGGCGAGACGGTCGACTTCGGCTCAAGCATTGTGCCTTGGGTGCAAATGAAGGAGTTAACGATTAATTAATTTTTACTACATTACAAATACATTAAATTAACGGATATTATTAGACATTTTATTGTCAGATAATGAGAGGGCTTCTATGTAACAATCAATAAACTCCATTGGTCGGATGCATTGTTTGACAGATTGCTCTTAAGCTTTTTAGCAATCTATACTACTGTATGTTTTTTTGTGGATGTACAGGTTAAAGGATAAGTGCAATACACTATACGGTAGTTAGAGTCAGCTTATATCTGTTAGAGGGCAAGCATATGGTGATTTCTTGTCAGCTGTTATGGTTTTTTACTCTGCGTAATTTTAAATATATTGAAATACTCAAGAAACTTATACCTCTAACGCCCTTCTGCTTTATTCTCTAATTTTAAAATTAAAACCACTGGCTTCTAGCTGTTATAATCTAGCGTTTCGCTTGAAGAATTAAGTGAATCGTACTTTTGGAGTATCGCTGCAGAAGCTATACAATGTTTGTGATTAAATGCCACTTTATGCTTATGGTGAAATGTCATTGTTTGGCGTTCAATGTTGATGTAATTTTTAGAGCTAGTCGGAGAATTAATAAAGCAGCCATGCTTTTTAAGTAAAAATATTTAAAAAGTATAGTTAGTAAAGGATATGCGCTATTTTTTTTGTATGATTTTAGTTGATGCGAGTGAAAAATAAAACATAGTTTTTAATCAAAATCAGTAAGCTCTTTCTCGGCAGAATGCTAACTGCTAGCAATAGATGTTGACTTGTACTTAGCTTTCAAGCTGAAACACGAACCCACTGATAGTAACTTAACACAATACTTTTTATTTAAACGATTTGATTGGGTGTAGATTGAAAGTATTCTCGACATTTTCTGAATTTCTTCCATCCATGAGATTCATACTAAAGCCAAATGCAGGAACTCAATTGCCATAGGTGGCAACTCAGCAGTAATGAATTAAAAAAACAGAAACAATTTAATTTTATTGCTACTTACATTAGTACTATTGCTCATTGGAGCTAGTCAGCGCTTGTTCAGTTTGACGAATGTTTTTTCATTATTTACCAACGAAGGATTCCACGTATGAACAAAAACCACATAAAGTTAATTGCATGTGCAATAGTTGCAACCAGTGCATTAAGCGCTTGTAGCGATTCCTCTAAAACAGTCACTAAGTCCTATAGATCAATTGATTGTGAACAAATGCTTTCAACAGAGCAAATGGCTTCGTTAACACCTAGTTCAAGTTGTGGTTTTCTTAGCGTACCAGAAATTCATGCAATATACGGTGAGCCTGCGTCAGAGAAAAATATTGAAATAGCAGTTGTTAAATTAGCATCAACCTCTAGCAGTAAAAAAAGCGATCCAGTAGTTTATCTTGAAG contains:
- a CDS encoding helix-turn-helix domain-containing protein, coding for MTNKPSKTKTSYYRRLLVAHLIDTGINTPPLILETTGMPRRTLQDTIKALAELDIECTDAGGTINRSYSITSWGAINKGWIKNNLQKIKDVLEL